The following proteins come from a genomic window of Streptomyces sp. NBC_01716:
- a CDS encoding DUF1059 domain-containing protein, with protein sequence MRKVVDSRDMPSETNCTLAITGEEDEVVRAASEHATSVHGHENTAELRAQIRSNLKDEMPQQV encoded by the coding sequence ATGCGGAAAGTAGTCGACTCCCGGGACATGCCGAGCGAGACGAACTGCACCCTCGCCATCACGGGCGAGGAGGACGAGGTCGTCCGCGCCGCGAGCGAACACGCGACTTCGGTGCACGGCCACGAGAACACGGCGGAACTACGGGCCCAGATCCGGTCCAACCTGAAGGACGAGATGCCGCAGCAGGTGTGA
- a CDS encoding methyltransferase domain-containing protein translates to MRRVTNTDLWHHYGRNRAERDRTVPESFHWIWSQNGGPGAEALGDLTGQRVVDLGAGSARHAAHLAALHRPAQVVAVDASAAQHAMATDLYAQLTPRLRLVHADVPAHLRMAPHTYDVLYSVFGAVDFTEPRKLLRAAFTALRPGGRLVFSTLAHYLNGEPAEADVVPAEVSAKTPGGEPAVMRRWVLQEHVWTKILDEAGFTGIDTDLLPPTTTGPHTADTLLVTASRRSAL, encoded by the coding sequence ATGAGGCGGGTGACCAACACGGACCTCTGGCACCACTACGGCCGCAACCGCGCCGAGCGCGACCGGACAGTCCCCGAGAGCTTCCACTGGATCTGGAGCCAGAACGGCGGTCCCGGCGCGGAAGCCCTCGGCGATCTCACCGGCCAACGCGTCGTCGACCTCGGCGCCGGATCCGCCAGACACGCCGCCCACCTGGCGGCTCTTCACCGTCCCGCCCAGGTGGTCGCGGTCGACGCCTCCGCCGCCCAGCACGCCATGGCCACCGACCTGTACGCCCAACTCACGCCACGCCTGCGCCTGGTGCACGCCGATGTACCGGCGCACCTGCGCATGGCTCCGCACACCTACGACGTGCTGTACAGCGTCTTCGGGGCCGTCGACTTCACCGAGCCGCGCAAGCTGCTCCGAGCGGCGTTCACCGCACTGCGGCCCGGCGGCCGGCTGGTGTTCTCCACGCTCGCCCACTACCTCAACGGTGAACCGGCGGAAGCCGATGTCGTACCTGCCGAGGTCTCCGCGAAGACGCCCGGGGGTGAGCCGGCCGTCATGCGCCGCTGGGTGCTCCAGGAGCACGTGTGGACGAAGATCCTTGACGAGGCCGGATTCACCGGGATCGACACCGACCTCCTGCCGCCCACCACGACCGGCCCGCACACGGCAGACACACTGCTCGTAACGGCTTCCCGGCGGTCAGCGCTCTGA
- a CDS encoding DUF397 domain-containing protein, with amino-acid sequence MIRSTSAEDANELTWFKSSYSDSSNPNDCVEVAATPAAVHVRDSKNPHGPRLGLTPTAWASFLTYASER; translated from the coding sequence ATGATCCGCAGCACCTCTGCCGAGGACGCGAACGAGCTGACGTGGTTCAAGAGCAGCTACAGCGACAGCAGCAACCCCAACGACTGCGTCGAGGTCGCCGCCACCCCCGCCGCCGTCCACGTCCGTGACTCCAAGAACCCGCACGGCCCCCGCCTCGGCCTCACCCCCACCGCGTGGGCGAGCTTCCTCACGTACGCGTCAGAGCGCTGA
- the rpsJ gene encoding 30S ribosomal protein S10: MAGQKIRIRLKAYDHEVIDSSAKKIVETVTRTGASVAGPVPLPTEKNVYCVIKSPHKYKDSREHFEMRTHKRLIDILDPTPKTVDSLMRLDLPAGVDIEIKL, from the coding sequence ATGGCGGGACAGAAGATCCGCATCCGGCTCAAGGCCTACGACCACGAGGTCATCGACTCTTCGGCGAAGAAGATCGTCGAGACGGTGACTCGCACTGGTGCGTCGGTCGCGGGCCCGGTGCCGCTGCCCACTGAGAAGAACGTGTACTGCGTCATCAAGTCGCCGCACAAGTACAAGGACTCGCGCGAGCACTTCGAGATGCGCACGCACAAGCGCCTGATCGACATTCTCGACCCGACGCCCAAGACCGTTGACTCGTTGATGCGCCTGGACCTTCCGGCCGGCGTCGACATCGAGATCAAGCTCTGA
- a CDS encoding IS982 family transposase, which produces MTNNLDALLTALYVKIDDEIGGTRWLGRPPQLTDSELVCLAVAQALLGFTSESRWLRFVDSRLGRMFPYVPRQPGWNKRLRAALPLVRKAIRLLAVDTDFWFDNHWIVDSTPVECGRSRPTVKRSDMAGWAGYGYCASHSRFFWGLRLFLVCTPAGMPILWALATPKMDEREVLTAMLDREPETVTNRPGLLVISDKGFAAKEFEADLALRGAELLRPSFKREKKRKGESLLKSVRQLIESVNDTLKGQLDLEQHGGRTFEGVAVRVAQRVLAMAAAIWHNHKTGQPVLRSLIAYDH; this is translated from the coding sequence GTGACGAACAACCTGGACGCCCTGCTGACCGCACTGTACGTGAAGATCGACGACGAGATCGGGGGTACCCGGTGGCTGGGCCGACCGCCGCAGCTGACGGATTCCGAGCTTGTCTGCCTCGCTGTCGCGCAGGCGCTGCTGGGCTTCACTTCAGAGTCGCGGTGGCTGCGGTTCGTGGACTCCCGCTTGGGCCGGATGTTCCCGTACGTGCCCAGGCAGCCGGGCTGGAACAAGCGGCTCAGAGCCGCGTTGCCACTGGTCAGGAAGGCGATACGGCTGCTGGCCGTCGATACGGACTTCTGGTTCGACAACCACTGGATCGTCGACTCCACGCCGGTGGAGTGTGGCCGCTCGCGTCCGACGGTGAAGCGGTCGGACATGGCCGGCTGGGCCGGATACGGGTACTGCGCCTCGCACTCCCGGTTCTTCTGGGGCCTGCGCCTGTTCCTGGTGTGCACTCCGGCCGGGATGCCGATCCTGTGGGCGCTGGCGACCCCGAAGATGGACGAGCGCGAGGTACTGACCGCGATGCTCGACCGCGAACCCGAGACAGTCACGAACCGGCCGGGGCTGCTGGTGATCTCCGACAAGGGTTTCGCCGCCAAGGAGTTCGAGGCCGATTTGGCCTTGAGGGGTGCCGAGTTGCTGCGGCCGTCGTTCAAGCGCGAGAAGAAACGCAAGGGCGAGAGTCTCCTGAAATCAGTGCGGCAACTGATCGAGTCGGTCAACGACACCCTCAAAGGCCAGCTCGACCTGGAACAGCACGGCGGCCGGACCTTCGAGGGCGTCGCAGTCCGCGTCGCTCAGCGCGTCCTCGCGATGGCCGCCGCGATCTGGCACAACCACAAGACCGGCCAGCCCGTCCTGCGATCCCTGATCGCCTATGACCACTGA